A window of the Cystobacter fuscus genome harbors these coding sequences:
- a CDS encoding Uma2 family endonuclease: protein MSGQRREATDADLEAVPPHRVAERVDGELYVSPRPALRHARAQGALHNALYNPFDQGRGGPGGWLLLFEPELHLGEDILVPDLAAWRRERMPEMPEEVGVTLAPDWICEVLSPSTAVLDREKKMKVYAREGVRHLWLVDPPRQALEVYGLEGARWAPLGTHSGQALVRAEPFTPLLLELGGLWAR from the coding sequence ATGAGCGGCCAGCGGCGCGAGGCGACCGACGCGGACCTGGAGGCAGTCCCTCCACACCGCGTGGCGGAACGGGTGGACGGCGAGCTGTACGTCAGTCCCCGGCCCGCCTTGCGCCATGCGCGCGCCCAGGGCGCGTTGCACAACGCCCTCTACAACCCCTTTGACCAGGGGAGGGGAGGCCCTGGTGGCTGGCTACTCCTCTTCGAGCCCGAGCTGCACCTGGGAGAGGACATCCTGGTGCCGGACCTCGCCGCCTGGCGCCGCGAGCGCATGCCGGAGATGCCCGAGGAGGTAGGCGTCACCCTCGCACCGGATTGGATCTGTGAGGTGCTCTCCCCGTCCACGGCAGTGCTGGACCGGGAGAAGAAGATGAAGGTCTATGCCCGAGAGGGCGTACGCCACCTGTGGTTGGTGGACCCGCCGCGGCAGGCCCTGGAGGTGTACGGGTTGGAAGGTGCCCGCTGGGCACCCTTGGGTACGCACAGCGGACAGGCCCTCGTGCGCGCCGAGCCCTTCACGCCGCTCCTGTTGGAGCTGGGTGGGCTCTGGGCGCGCTGA